A genomic stretch from Arachis stenosperma cultivar V10309 chromosome 3, arast.V10309.gnm1.PFL2, whole genome shotgun sequence includes:
- the LOC130968628 gene encoding uncharacterized protein LOC130968628 isoform X2 — MGTKVQNLPGYYSMRDLNEESSSCGWPLFYGDNKALVNGQYYHDYMPSATTDACSAYEKDAVKQTMLEHEAVFKNQVFELHRLYRIQKDLMDEVKMKALHRNQIPVETSFSAGIEGTCSPSSSNKGANKQASLFPSPNGSSSKDVEVLESRPSKARRKMFDLHLPADEYIDTEENDKLNDEKISGTAIFLPERDSKHGKGADVKPFFGNGGNTGSQEDTSRSEQFLRSRSGLADLNEPVQVEETNETSCVPFSNHNQYQEAPECSDLSAKQKSRFFGLSREELLNSHHGTDSWARNNGYSENNGNGKGWISSVLEAGHAKGDSKYIPQVHKQEHSPLSSQTMKDALRKTHEPTYGFQINQSKAEFWRVKSDLDTSERHFAYSTNKHPEPVGSSHRPGFFAITPSSDLSRSWSHSPSLEMASGNLGQKLVSIQTAPSQSGALNRSSQPQQSNGILGDRWHTNINSKLNPGFQYDVPVQNGFYPGSASGSKELSVNISSISYDYLNHSNDCKRIPEHFNNGSAKYFKSSNSKCNDMTSGKDINLNVMLSNSSSNSLVSQSGLGIRNSEQKREEQLAVLPWLRAMSTCKNEVQNADRSLTAGESSFLYIASLSNKDEISKGSGGEFLHNIASGLRTNDIERKGTEICEGSTVKKILGVPIFDTPQVSPKEPTSLTSPSLSVPKPSGLQLLKNNGKNWLLDINLPCDDDVIELDDEAVTETFVSKKGSPATGGSSRNQIDLNLSMSEDEEFVTPPTTNVNTKAEIDLEVPALPDTEEDATPEERQIEIPEVLIPGPPNMDEQQQDEVIKCAAEAIVVMSTLCCSQVDDVISIPSGSPMEDPLSWFVDFVSSCVDDLERKLDNSREQDGEDNEESFSGEIDYFESMTLKLAETKEEDYMPTPLVPEDFKVEESGTTSLPSRTRKGSARRGRQRRDFQRDILPGLTTLSRHEVTEDLQIFGGLMRATGHSWQSGLTRRSSSRNGGGRGRRRVQVPPSPPPPPPPPPPPPPSQLPPMVTIENCTPLIHQLNTIEVGLEDRSLTGWGKTTRRPRRQRCPAGNPPTIRLI; from the exons ATGGGAACCAAAGTTCAGAATCTCCCAGGATACTACTCAATGAGAGATCTTAATGAGGAATCCAGCAGTTGTGGCTGGCCGCTATTTTATGGGGATAATAAAGCACTGGTAAATGGGCAGTACTATCATGATTATATGCCAAGTGCTACTACAGATGCATGTTCAGCTTATGAAAAGGATGCTGTGAAGCAGACAATGCTTGAGCATGAGGCCGTATTTAAGAATCAG GTCTTTGAACTTCACCGTTTATACAGAATACAAAAGGATTTGATGGATGAAGTTAAAATGAAAGCATTACACAGGAACCAGATACCTGTTGAGACATCATTTTCCGCAG GCATTGAGGGTACTTGTTCCCCTTCAAGTTCGAATAAAGGAGCAAATAAGCAAGCTAGTCTGTTTCCGTCCCCAAATGGGAGTAGTTCAAAAGATGTTGAGGTGCTGGAGTCCAGACCCTCAAAGGCGAGGAGAAAAATGTTTGACCTTCATCTCCCTGCTGATGAGTATATTGATACTGAGGAAAATGATAAGCTAAACGATGAGAAGATAAGTGGTACAGCAATATTTCTTCCTGAAAGAGATTCCAAACATGGAAAGGGAGCCGATGTAAAACCTTTTTTTGGCAATGGTGGGAACACTGGTAGCCAAGAAGACACTTCAAGATCTGAGCAGTTTTTAAGGAGCAGAAGTGGTTTGGCTGACTTAAATGAGCCTGTTCAAGTGGAAGAAACAAATGAGACTTCATGTGTTCCGTTTTCAAACCATAATCAATATCAAGAGGCACCTGAGTGTTCTGATCTATCTGCCAAACAGAAGTCAAGGTTTTTTGGTTTGTCCAGGGAAGAATTGCTAAACTCACATCATGGAACTGACAGCTGGGCTCGAAATAATGGATATTCAGAGAACAATGGGAATGGAAAAGGATGGATTTCTTCAGTACTGGAGGCAG GGCATGCTAAAGGAGATTCAAAATACATCCCCCAAGTCCACAAACAAGAGCATTCCCCTTTATCTTCCCAAACAATGAAAGATGCACTCAGAAAAACTCATGAGCCTACATATGGCTTTCAAATTAATCAAAGCAAGGCTGagttttggagggtaaaaagtGATTTAGATACCAGTGAAAGACATTTTGCATACTCCACTAATAAACATCCAGAGCCTGTTGGATCATCACATAGACCTGGTTTCTTTGCAATCACCCCTTCCTCTGATTTATCCAGGTCTTGGTCTCATTCACCTTCTTTGGAAATGGCAAGTGGTAACCTAGGCCAGAAGTTGGTGTCTATTCAGACTGCGCCATCTCAATCCGGTGCCTTGAATAGGAGTTCCCAGCCACAACAAAGCAATGGGATTTTGGGAGATAGGTGGCATACAAATATTAATTCAAAGCTTAATCCAGGTTTTCAATATGATGTACCTGTTCAGAATGGGTTTTACCCTGGGTCTGCATCTGGGTCCAAGGAACTTTCAGTGAACATCTCTTCAATCAGCTATGACTATCTCAACCATAGTAATGACTGCAAGAGAATTCCTGAACACTTCAACAATGGTTCAGCAAAATACTTTAAGAGTTCAAATTCAAAGTGCAATGACATGACATCTGGAAAAGATATTAACTTGAATGTAATGCTTTCAAACAGCTCATCCAACAGCTTGGTTAGCCAGTCAGGTCTTGGAATCAGGAACAGTGAACAGAAACGTGAGGAGCAGCTTGCAGTGTTGCCTTGGCTTAGAGCCATGTCAACATGTAAGAATGAGGTGCAAAATGCTGATAGAAGCTTAACTGCTGGAGAATCAAGTTTTTTGTATATTGCTTCTTTATCTAACAAAGATGAAATTAGTAAGGGATCTGGTGGAGAATTTTTGCACAATATAGCATCAGGTTTGCGTACTAATGATATTGAGCGAAAGGGGACAGAAATATGTGAGGGCTCTACTGTTAAGAAAATTCTTGGTGTTCCCATATTTGATACGCCTCAAGTTTCTCCTAAGGAGCCAACTTCACTGACTTCTCCCTCCTTATCAGTTCCTAAGCCATCTGGACTGCAATTACTGAAAAATAATGGGAAAAACTGGCTACTTGATATTAACTTGCCTTGCGACGATGATGTTATTGAGTTGGACGATGAAGCTGTCACTGAAACTTTTGTTAGTAAGAAAGGATCTCCTGCAACAGGAGGCAGCTCTAGAAATCAGATTGATCTTAACTTGAGTATGAGTGAGGATGAAGAATTTGTGACACCTCCAACCACCAATGTAAATACAAAGGCAGAAATAGATCTTGAGGTCCCTGCTCTTCCTGACACAGAGGAGGATGCCACTCCTGAAGAAAGGCAGATTGAAATTCCTGAAGTATTAATACCAGGCCCACCAAACATGGACGAACAGCAGCAGGATGAAGTTATAAAGTGTGCAGCAGAGGCTATCGTTGTCATGTCAACTCTTTGCTGCAGTCAGGTGGATGATGTGATCAGTATTCCATCAGGAAGTCCAATGGAGGACCCACTAAGTTGGTTTGTGGATTTCGTGTCGTCATGTGTAGATGATCTGGAGAGAAAGCTTGACAATTCAAGGGAACAAGATGGTGAGGATAATGAAGAATCTTTCTCAGGGGAAATCGATTACTTTGAGTCCATGACATTGAAACTGGCAGAGACTAAAGAAGAGGACTACATGCCCACGCCTCTTGTTCCGGAAGACTTTAAAGTGGAAGAATCTGGAACAACATCATTACCTAGTCGCACGCGAAAGGGGTCGGCAAGGAGAGGAAGGCAGCGGAGGGACTTCCAAAGGGACATCCTTCCAGGCCTCACAACTTTGTCGAGGCATGAAGTAACCGAAGATCTTCAGATATTTGGAGGGCTTATGAGAGCAACGGGTCATTCATGGCAATCAGGGTTAACCAGGAGAAGCTCTTCTAGGAATGGAGGTGGCAGGGGAAGGCGGCGGGTACAGGTCCCCCCATCTCCCcctccacctccacctccacctccacccCCACCCCCATCCCAACTTCCACCAATGGTGACAATTGAAAATTGTACCCCACTGATACATCAACTTAACACTATTGAAGTGGGATTGGAGGATAGAAGCTTAACAGGTTGGGGCAAGACAACTAGAAGGCCGCGAAGACAGCGTTGCCCGGCGGGTAATCCTCCAACGATCCGGTTAATCTAA
- the LOC130968628 gene encoding uncharacterized protein LOC130968628 isoform X1, translating into MGTKVQNLPGYYSMRDLNEESSSCGWPLFYGDNKALVNGQYYHDYMPSATTDACSAYEKDAVKQTMLEHEAVFKNQVFELHRLYRIQKDLMDEVKMKALHRNQIPVETSFSAGPLASRITSEDGKRWNIPGFLTGSSNCAKTSVSGIEGTCSPSSSNKGANKQASLFPSPNGSSSKDVEVLESRPSKARRKMFDLHLPADEYIDTEENDKLNDEKISGTAIFLPERDSKHGKGADVKPFFGNGGNTGSQEDTSRSEQFLRSRSGLADLNEPVQVEETNETSCVPFSNHNQYQEAPECSDLSAKQKSRFFGLSREELLNSHHGTDSWARNNGYSENNGNGKGWISSVLEAGHAKGDSKYIPQVHKQEHSPLSSQTMKDALRKTHEPTYGFQINQSKAEFWRVKSDLDTSERHFAYSTNKHPEPVGSSHRPGFFAITPSSDLSRSWSHSPSLEMASGNLGQKLVSIQTAPSQSGALNRSSQPQQSNGILGDRWHTNINSKLNPGFQYDVPVQNGFYPGSASGSKELSVNISSISYDYLNHSNDCKRIPEHFNNGSAKYFKSSNSKCNDMTSGKDINLNVMLSNSSSNSLVSQSGLGIRNSEQKREEQLAVLPWLRAMSTCKNEVQNADRSLTAGESSFLYIASLSNKDEISKGSGGEFLHNIASGLRTNDIERKGTEICEGSTVKKILGVPIFDTPQVSPKEPTSLTSPSLSVPKPSGLQLLKNNGKNWLLDINLPCDDDVIELDDEAVTETFVSKKGSPATGGSSRNQIDLNLSMSEDEEFVTPPTTNVNTKAEIDLEVPALPDTEEDATPEERQIEIPEVLIPGPPNMDEQQQDEVIKCAAEAIVVMSTLCCSQVDDVISIPSGSPMEDPLSWFVDFVSSCVDDLERKLDNSREQDGEDNEESFSGEIDYFESMTLKLAETKEEDYMPTPLVPEDFKVEESGTTSLPSRTRKGSARRGRQRRDFQRDILPGLTTLSRHEVTEDLQIFGGLMRATGHSWQSGLTRRSSSRNGGGRGRRRVQVPPSPPPPPPPPPPPPPSQLPPMVTIENCTPLIHQLNTIEVGLEDRSLTGWGKTTRRPRRQRCPAGNPPTIRLI; encoded by the exons ATGGGAACCAAAGTTCAGAATCTCCCAGGATACTACTCAATGAGAGATCTTAATGAGGAATCCAGCAGTTGTGGCTGGCCGCTATTTTATGGGGATAATAAAGCACTGGTAAATGGGCAGTACTATCATGATTATATGCCAAGTGCTACTACAGATGCATGTTCAGCTTATGAAAAGGATGCTGTGAAGCAGACAATGCTTGAGCATGAGGCCGTATTTAAGAATCAG GTCTTTGAACTTCACCGTTTATACAGAATACAAAAGGATTTGATGGATGAAGTTAAAATGAAAGCATTACACAGGAACCAGATACCTGTTGAGACATCATTTTCCGCAGGTCCATTGGCATCTAGAATAACATCTGAAGATGGTAAAAGATGGAATATTCCTGGATTTCTCACAGGAAGTTCTAATTGTGCCAAAACATCTGTTTCAGGCATTGAGGGTACTTGTTCCCCTTCAAGTTCGAATAAAGGAGCAAATAAGCAAGCTAGTCTGTTTCCGTCCCCAAATGGGAGTAGTTCAAAAGATGTTGAGGTGCTGGAGTCCAGACCCTCAAAGGCGAGGAGAAAAATGTTTGACCTTCATCTCCCTGCTGATGAGTATATTGATACTGAGGAAAATGATAAGCTAAACGATGAGAAGATAAGTGGTACAGCAATATTTCTTCCTGAAAGAGATTCCAAACATGGAAAGGGAGCCGATGTAAAACCTTTTTTTGGCAATGGTGGGAACACTGGTAGCCAAGAAGACACTTCAAGATCTGAGCAGTTTTTAAGGAGCAGAAGTGGTTTGGCTGACTTAAATGAGCCTGTTCAAGTGGAAGAAACAAATGAGACTTCATGTGTTCCGTTTTCAAACCATAATCAATATCAAGAGGCACCTGAGTGTTCTGATCTATCTGCCAAACAGAAGTCAAGGTTTTTTGGTTTGTCCAGGGAAGAATTGCTAAACTCACATCATGGAACTGACAGCTGGGCTCGAAATAATGGATATTCAGAGAACAATGGGAATGGAAAAGGATGGATTTCTTCAGTACTGGAGGCAG GGCATGCTAAAGGAGATTCAAAATACATCCCCCAAGTCCACAAACAAGAGCATTCCCCTTTATCTTCCCAAACAATGAAAGATGCACTCAGAAAAACTCATGAGCCTACATATGGCTTTCAAATTAATCAAAGCAAGGCTGagttttggagggtaaaaagtGATTTAGATACCAGTGAAAGACATTTTGCATACTCCACTAATAAACATCCAGAGCCTGTTGGATCATCACATAGACCTGGTTTCTTTGCAATCACCCCTTCCTCTGATTTATCCAGGTCTTGGTCTCATTCACCTTCTTTGGAAATGGCAAGTGGTAACCTAGGCCAGAAGTTGGTGTCTATTCAGACTGCGCCATCTCAATCCGGTGCCTTGAATAGGAGTTCCCAGCCACAACAAAGCAATGGGATTTTGGGAGATAGGTGGCATACAAATATTAATTCAAAGCTTAATCCAGGTTTTCAATATGATGTACCTGTTCAGAATGGGTTTTACCCTGGGTCTGCATCTGGGTCCAAGGAACTTTCAGTGAACATCTCTTCAATCAGCTATGACTATCTCAACCATAGTAATGACTGCAAGAGAATTCCTGAACACTTCAACAATGGTTCAGCAAAATACTTTAAGAGTTCAAATTCAAAGTGCAATGACATGACATCTGGAAAAGATATTAACTTGAATGTAATGCTTTCAAACAGCTCATCCAACAGCTTGGTTAGCCAGTCAGGTCTTGGAATCAGGAACAGTGAACAGAAACGTGAGGAGCAGCTTGCAGTGTTGCCTTGGCTTAGAGCCATGTCAACATGTAAGAATGAGGTGCAAAATGCTGATAGAAGCTTAACTGCTGGAGAATCAAGTTTTTTGTATATTGCTTCTTTATCTAACAAAGATGAAATTAGTAAGGGATCTGGTGGAGAATTTTTGCACAATATAGCATCAGGTTTGCGTACTAATGATATTGAGCGAAAGGGGACAGAAATATGTGAGGGCTCTACTGTTAAGAAAATTCTTGGTGTTCCCATATTTGATACGCCTCAAGTTTCTCCTAAGGAGCCAACTTCACTGACTTCTCCCTCCTTATCAGTTCCTAAGCCATCTGGACTGCAATTACTGAAAAATAATGGGAAAAACTGGCTACTTGATATTAACTTGCCTTGCGACGATGATGTTATTGAGTTGGACGATGAAGCTGTCACTGAAACTTTTGTTAGTAAGAAAGGATCTCCTGCAACAGGAGGCAGCTCTAGAAATCAGATTGATCTTAACTTGAGTATGAGTGAGGATGAAGAATTTGTGACACCTCCAACCACCAATGTAAATACAAAGGCAGAAATAGATCTTGAGGTCCCTGCTCTTCCTGACACAGAGGAGGATGCCACTCCTGAAGAAAGGCAGATTGAAATTCCTGAAGTATTAATACCAGGCCCACCAAACATGGACGAACAGCAGCAGGATGAAGTTATAAAGTGTGCAGCAGAGGCTATCGTTGTCATGTCAACTCTTTGCTGCAGTCAGGTGGATGATGTGATCAGTATTCCATCAGGAAGTCCAATGGAGGACCCACTAAGTTGGTTTGTGGATTTCGTGTCGTCATGTGTAGATGATCTGGAGAGAAAGCTTGACAATTCAAGGGAACAAGATGGTGAGGATAATGAAGAATCTTTCTCAGGGGAAATCGATTACTTTGAGTCCATGACATTGAAACTGGCAGAGACTAAAGAAGAGGACTACATGCCCACGCCTCTTGTTCCGGAAGACTTTAAAGTGGAAGAATCTGGAACAACATCATTACCTAGTCGCACGCGAAAGGGGTCGGCAAGGAGAGGAAGGCAGCGGAGGGACTTCCAAAGGGACATCCTTCCAGGCCTCACAACTTTGTCGAGGCATGAAGTAACCGAAGATCTTCAGATATTTGGAGGGCTTATGAGAGCAACGGGTCATTCATGGCAATCAGGGTTAACCAGGAGAAGCTCTTCTAGGAATGGAGGTGGCAGGGGAAGGCGGCGGGTACAGGTCCCCCCATCTCCCcctccacctccacctccacctccacccCCACCCCCATCCCAACTTCCACCAATGGTGACAATTGAAAATTGTACCCCACTGATACATCAACTTAACACTATTGAAGTGGGATTGGAGGATAGAAGCTTAACAGGTTGGGGCAAGACAACTAGAAGGCCGCGAAGACAGCGTTGCCCGGCGGGTAATCCTCCAACGATCCGGTTAATCTAA
- the LOC130967183 gene encoding uncharacterized protein LOC130967183 — protein sequence MRDGRYNRSKTDTIGGGLSGIGTNLGGTFGSVGPTIEELDSDYDKPYDYESEAFNSPVSSEDEGRTAYDALNEETEYGEVEFEVGQTFTTMEAFKSALKDYFVYEGKDVMYLKNEKQRVRAACASENCSWLILTSWNSAHGCFQVKTLFNEHNYGRDFSSNLVDRQWITLKLVKRLLIQPDMKPKQAMEYMIKDYNIQLSSKMISKALKAAREEVISDEGTQYGKIRDYLMELHRTNPSSTARLDMIPQPESFPLFDRLYISLDACKRGFIEGCRPLIGLDGCFLKGYYGGQLLSAVGQDGNNNNHFFVIAYAVVPNECKNT from the coding sequence ATGAGAGATGGAAGGTATAATAGAAGTAAGACTGACACTATAGGTGGAGGTTTAAGTGGCATTGGAACTAATTTGGGTGGCACATTCGGGAGTGTTGGGCCAACTATTGAGGAATTGGATTCGGATTATGACAAGCCATATGATTATGAAAGTGAAGCATTCAACAGCCCAGTGTCATCTGAGGATGAAGGGAGGACTGCATATGATGCCCTTAATGAAGAAACTGAGTACGGGGAGGTTGAATTTGAAGTTGGACAAACCTTCACTACAATGGAAGCATTCAAAAGTGCACTGAAGGATTACTTCGTATATGAGGGTAAAGATGTTATGTATCTAAAGAATGAGAAGCAAAGGGTCAGGGCAGCCTGTGCAAGTGAAAATTGTTCATGGCTAATATTGACATCATGGAACAGTGCACATGGATGTTTTCAAGTAAAAACTTTGTTCAATGAGCATAATTATGGGAGGGATTTCAGCAGCAACCTTGTTGATAGGCAGTGGATAACTTTAAAGTTAGTTAAGAGGCTTCTTATTCAGCCAGACATGAAGCCAAAGCAAGCTATGGAATACATGATCAAAGACTACAACATCCAACTGAGTAGTAAAATGATAAGCAAGGCACTTAAGGCAGCTAGGGAGGAGGTAATTAGCGACGAAGGAACACAATACGGTAAGATTAGGGATTACCTGATGGAACTGCATAGGACAAACCCTAGTTCAACTGCAAGATTAGACATGATACCTCAGCCAGAATCTTTTCCTTTGTTTGATAGACTATATATAAGTTTGGATGCTTGCAAGAGGGGCTTTATAGAAGGATGCAGGCCTTTGATTGGATTAGACGGTTGTTTTCTTAAGGGCTATTATGGCGGTCAACTATTATCTGCAGTGGGTCAAGATGGCAATAACAATAACCATTTCTTTGTTATTGCATATGCAGTTGTGCCAAATGAGTGTAAGAACACTTGA